In Pseudomonas sp. PDM14, a genomic segment contains:
- a CDS encoding glycoside hydrolase family 19 protein — MAEHKPINWAFPFKLKGADGTASKDIANPEIYYAALAQAKDGFYPMGASGNWHGGVHFDEATGAVLDQSDVRCIADGEVIAYRIDEHYPATQYGEGPTAVLLPFSTGFVLVKHRLELPPKPVEQATEAVACAPVLTFYSLYMHLQDWASYQAQPALPRPSFWADGLCKVKADAPDKLLGLNVRAHYKVPSTDPHRSEYENILATLPRGTIVEAADGPDNEHAGWLKLASIGPAIAGLEPGNCWAYKDEMKSLGSNRYLISEGAKDPIAPVQQGLNVRSATVHGDILALLPRGTQLRISNEGAAGKYRKLVGIVSGTAVPPLPADSSGNLPGFVWLDSLEITHEPKAHDGSVVVLDQPVAIKAGELIGHIGQYQNIDDSSPRSMLHLEVFSCDDVPAFISQSRVWTEGLPAEQKTLIKIHKGSTVIQPIAADSQIASGADAKTAADSPTEGCWAKVQPYVILKVNKSDLGTYGSKQYPLDASQKNTIAGAHGIDVSELPDQVDFLMETYLADGTDPQPYVSGSISPGRPMRKIGVKLNTPVWVKRSALNAQGQRASTSSTLDAWNSFPLSQATDGPACGFERILSKASWNDLSTAHKAVDANTEKTRWWYVTVANTAGHEISGWVPEADLIVTEHSPWEWPGFSQIEDATSIVGQQAQTLGAQGALSTEETQSYAAQIDEAERGALFKQLFEIIDQPDAAGVRDKKLTPAEIKKALSKPWLAQQLSLLITHYESEWLSNSAKWNELDPLMSHTPGEPNLDWEKEKQRIEKLSWWVELADRQRLNANGKVWHFNPIVISTNFRTNKNKKVTVEMLRTIWTSTFVSDETLQELADNLNPYLEEYKLNTMYRLSHFFAQVRTEVGLKFSLTESFNYAPAGLISTFSYFLHHPAEAHDYGRSSQHPANQEAIANRAYNGVNGNVSLGNGSIESGDGWKYKGRGLKQTTGKFNYSDFHNKYSLLWPGENVNFVENPELLGEMFYGIRAGVFFWLRYNLYEIADTTTSENIDTKTNAVTAIINQYTSSYGERREHMNNIINNGTFKEFN, encoded by the coding sequence ATGGCAGAACACAAACCAATCAACTGGGCATTTCCATTCAAGCTCAAGGGCGCCGACGGAACGGCTAGCAAGGACATCGCCAACCCCGAGATTTACTACGCGGCTCTGGCTCAGGCCAAAGATGGTTTCTATCCGATGGGGGCAAGCGGCAACTGGCACGGCGGCGTGCATTTCGATGAGGCGACAGGAGCTGTGCTCGATCAATCGGACGTACGCTGCATCGCCGATGGCGAAGTGATCGCCTATCGCATCGACGAGCACTATCCCGCCACCCAATATGGAGAGGGTCCAACAGCGGTACTCCTGCCCTTCTCCACCGGCTTTGTACTGGTCAAACACCGCCTGGAATTGCCACCAAAACCCGTTGAGCAAGCCACAGAGGCAGTCGCCTGTGCTCCAGTACTAACCTTTTACAGCCTGTATATGCACCTGCAAGATTGGGCTAGTTACCAAGCCCAACCTGCCTTGCCGCGCCCCAGCTTCTGGGCTGACGGACTGTGCAAAGTAAAGGCAGACGCTCCCGACAAGTTGCTAGGTTTGAATGTGCGGGCCCACTACAAGGTCCCCTCTACCGATCCACATCGTTCAGAGTACGAGAATATCCTGGCGACACTGCCGCGCGGCACCATCGTCGAGGCGGCTGACGGGCCTGATAACGAGCATGCCGGCTGGCTGAAACTGGCCAGCATCGGCCCAGCCATTGCAGGACTGGAGCCAGGAAACTGCTGGGCTTACAAGGATGAAATGAAAAGCCTGGGTAGCAATCGCTACCTCATCAGTGAGGGCGCCAAAGATCCCATCGCGCCAGTTCAGCAAGGCTTGAATGTGCGCTCGGCAACTGTACACGGTGACATCCTCGCCCTGCTGCCTAGAGGCACACAACTACGTATCAGCAACGAAGGGGCAGCCGGTAAATACCGCAAGCTGGTGGGAATTGTCAGCGGCACAGCTGTCCCCCCGCTTCCCGCAGACAGCAGCGGCAATCTCCCGGGTTTTGTCTGGCTTGACTCACTGGAGATCACCCATGAACCCAAAGCCCACGACGGCAGCGTGGTGGTGCTGGATCAACCCGTAGCGATCAAGGCGGGTGAGCTCATCGGCCATATCGGCCAGTACCAGAATATCGACGACAGCAGCCCCCGATCGATGCTGCACCTGGAGGTATTCAGCTGTGATGACGTACCAGCTTTTATCAGCCAGAGCAGAGTATGGACAGAAGGCTTGCCCGCAGAACAGAAGACTCTGATCAAGATTCACAAAGGATCTACGGTCATCCAGCCCATAGCAGCAGATAGCCAGATCGCGAGTGGCGCTGACGCGAAAACCGCGGCCGACTCTCCAACTGAAGGTTGCTGGGCCAAGGTACAGCCGTACGTCATATTGAAGGTCAACAAGAGCGACCTAGGTACCTATGGCAGCAAGCAGTACCCGTTAGATGCCAGCCAAAAAAACACCATCGCCGGCGCACACGGTATTGATGTAAGCGAACTGCCAGATCAGGTCGACTTCCTGATGGAAACCTATCTGGCTGATGGTACTGATCCACAGCCCTACGTCAGTGGGAGCATTTCCCCCGGACGCCCAATGCGCAAGATTGGAGTGAAGCTGAATACCCCTGTTTGGGTTAAGCGCAGCGCACTCAATGCTCAGGGTCAGCGTGCCAGTACCAGCAGTACTCTGGATGCGTGGAATAGCTTTCCCCTGAGCCAGGCAACAGATGGCCCCGCGTGCGGCTTCGAACGCATCCTCAGCAAAGCCTCCTGGAACGATCTCAGCACCGCCCACAAGGCCGTCGACGCGAATACCGAGAAAACCCGTTGGTGGTACGTGACTGTCGCCAACACCGCCGGGCATGAAATCTCCGGCTGGGTACCCGAGGCCGACCTCATCGTTACTGAGCATTCCCCCTGGGAATGGCCTGGCTTCAGCCAGATAGAGGACGCAACATCCATTGTCGGCCAGCAGGCGCAAACCCTAGGCGCGCAAGGGGCCCTCTCAACCGAAGAAACCCAGAGCTACGCAGCACAAATCGATGAAGCCGAACGCGGGGCGCTGTTCAAACAGCTATTTGAAATAATCGATCAGCCTGACGCTGCTGGCGTGCGCGATAAAAAACTCACTCCTGCCGAAATCAAAAAAGCTCTCAGCAAGCCTTGGCTGGCCCAACAGCTCTCTTTGCTTATCACTCACTACGAGAGCGAGTGGCTCTCGAACTCTGCCAAATGGAATGAGCTTGATCCGTTAATGTCACACACTCCCGGAGAACCAAATCTAGACTGGGAGAAAGAGAAACAGCGAATTGAAAAGCTGAGTTGGTGGGTAGAGTTGGCAGATAGGCAGAGGCTAAATGCTAATGGGAAGGTGTGGCACTTTAACCCTATCGTAATTTCAACTAATTTCCGCACAAATAAAAATAAGAAAGTCACCGTAGAAATGTTGCGAACAATATGGACTAGCACTTTTGTTTCTGATGAAACCCTACAAGAATTAGCCGACAATCTAAATCCATACTTGGAAGAATACAAACTCAACACGATGTATCGTCTATCTCACTTTTTTGCACAAGTTAGAACTGAGGTAGGTTTAAAATTCAGCCTAACGGAATCATTTAACTACGCGCCGGCTGGCTTGATATCTACATTTAGCTACTTCTTACACCATCCGGCTGAAGCACATGATTATGGAAGATCGAGCCAACATCCAGCAAACCAAGAAGCAATAGCGAATCGAGCCTATAACGGTGTCAACGGAAACGTTTCACTTGGTAATGGAAGTATTGAAAGCGGAGATGGCTGGAAATACAAAGGTAGAGGCCTTAAACAGACTACAGGTAAATTTAACTATTCTGACTTTCACAATAAGTATTCATTGCTTTGGCCAGGTGAGAATGTCAATTTTGTAGAAAATCCAGAACTACTAGGAGAGATGTTTTACGGCATAAGAGCGGGGGTATTTTTCTGGCTGCGCTACAATTTATATGAAATTGCCGACACCACCACCTCAGAAAACATAGACACAAAAACTAATGCAGTAACTGCAATAATAAATCAGTACACAAGCAGCTACGGTGAAAGGCGCGAGCACATGAACAACATTATAAATAATGGTACTTTCAAGGAATTCAATTAA
- the glmS gene encoding glutamine--fructose-6-phosphate transaminase (isomerizing), whose product MCGIVGAVAERNITPILVEGLKRLEYRGYDSAGVAVFDLAGQLQRRRRVGKVAELEQALAGEPLNGHLGIAHTRWATHGVPSERNAHPHFSGEELAVVHNGIIENHEALRERLKGLGYVFTSETDTETIVHLLHHKLAELGDLTTALKAAVPELHGAYGLAVISAKQPDRILAARSGSPLVIGLGLGENFLASDQLALRQVTDRFVYLEEGDIAEIHRDSLQIWDVAGQPVQREAVQYHEGAEAADKGEYRHFMLKEIHEQPKVVQRTLEGRLGNDHVMVQAFGPQAAELFAKIRNVQIVACGTSFHAGMVARYWLEALAGIPCQIEVASEFRYRKVVVQPDTLFVTISQSGETADTLAALRNAKQAGYLASLAICNVGTSSLVRESDLTLLTQAGPEIGVASTKAFTTQLVGLLLLTLAIGQARNTLEAGVAAELVEELRRLPTRLGEALAMDKTVEKIAELFAEKHHTLFLGRGAQYPVAMEGALKLKEISYIHAEAYPAGELKHGPLALVDSDMPVVTVAPNNELLEKLKSNLQEVAARGGQLIVFADEKAGMSNGEGTHVVNMPHIHDVLAPILYTLPLQLLSYYVAVFKGTDVDQPRNLAKSVTVE is encoded by the coding sequence ATGTGTGGCATCGTTGGCGCCGTCGCCGAACGCAACATCACCCCGATCCTGGTCGAAGGCCTCAAGCGCCTCGAATACCGTGGCTATGACAGCGCCGGCGTTGCTGTCTTCGATCTCGCCGGCCAGCTACAGCGCCGTCGCCGTGTCGGCAAGGTCGCCGAACTGGAACAGGCCTTGGCCGGCGAGCCGCTCAATGGCCACCTGGGCATCGCCCATACACGCTGGGCCACCCACGGCGTGCCGAGCGAGCGCAACGCCCACCCGCACTTCTCCGGTGAAGAGCTGGCAGTGGTGCACAACGGCATCATCGAAAACCACGAAGCCCTGCGTGAACGCCTCAAGGGCCTGGGCTACGTGTTCACCTCGGAAACCGACACCGAGACCATTGTCCACCTGCTGCACCACAAGCTCGCCGAACTGGGCGACCTGACCACCGCACTCAAGGCCGCCGTGCCGGAACTGCATGGCGCCTATGGCCTGGCCGTGATCAGCGCCAAGCAGCCGGACCGCATCCTCGCCGCGCGCAGTGGCAGCCCGCTGGTGATCGGCCTCGGCCTGGGCGAGAACTTCCTCGCCTCCGACCAGCTCGCGCTGCGTCAGGTCACCGACCGCTTCGTCTACCTGGAAGAAGGCGACATCGCCGAGATCCACCGCGATAGCCTGCAGATCTGGGACGTCGCCGGTCAGCCGGTGCAGCGTGAAGCCGTGCAGTACCACGAAGGCGCCGAAGCCGCCGACAAGGGCGAGTACCGCCACTTCATGCTCAAGGAAATCCACGAGCAGCCCAAGGTCGTGCAGCGCACCCTGGAAGGCCGCCTCGGCAACGATCACGTCATGGTCCAGGCCTTCGGCCCGCAAGCTGCCGAGCTGTTCGCCAAGATTCGCAACGTGCAGATCGTCGCCTGCGGTACCAGCTTCCACGCCGGCATGGTTGCCCGCTACTGGCTCGAAGCCCTGGCCGGTATTCCCTGCCAGATCGAAGTCGCCAGCGAGTTCCGCTACCGCAAGGTCGTGGTGCAGCCCGACACCCTGTTCGTCACCATCTCCCAGTCCGGCGAAACCGCCGACACCCTGGCCGCCCTGCGCAACGCCAAGCAGGCCGGCTACTTGGCCAGCCTGGCCATCTGCAACGTCGGCACAAGCTCCCTGGTACGTGAATCCGACCTCACCCTGCTGACCCAGGCCGGCCCGGAAATCGGCGTCGCCTCGACCAAGGCCTTCACCACCCAACTGGTCGGCCTGCTCCTGCTTACCCTCGCCATCGGCCAGGCACGCAACACCCTCGAAGCCGGTGTCGCCGCCGAACTGGTCGAAGAGCTGCGCCGCCTGCCCACCCGCCTGGGCGAAGCCCTGGCCATGGACAAGACCGTCGAGAAAATCGCCGAGCTGTTCGCCGAAAAACACCACACCCTGTTCCTCGGCCGTGGTGCGCAATACCCGGTGGCCATGGAAGGCGCGCTCAAGCTCAAGGAAATTTCCTACATCCACGCCGAAGCCTACCCGGCCGGCGAACTCAAGCACGGCCCGCTGGCCCTGGTGGACAGCGACATGCCCGTCGTCACCGTGGCGCCGAACAACGAACTGCTGGAAAAGCTCAAATCCAACCTGCAGGAAGTCGCCGCGCGCGGCGGCCAACTGATCGTCTTCGCCGACGAGAAAGCCGGGATGAGCAACGGCGAAGGTACCCACGTGGTGAACATGCCGCACATCCACGACGTACTGGCACCGATCCTCTACACCTTGCCGCTGCAACTGTTGTCGTACTACGTGGCAGTGTTCAAGGGCACCGATGTCGATCAGCCACGTAACTTGGCTAAGAGCGTGACGGTGGAGTAA
- a CDS encoding DeoR/GlpR family DNA-binding transcription regulator, whose amino-acid sequence MSKRNTPQRRHAVLALLDVQGEVSVDELAKRFATSEVTIRKDLAELEKNGLLLRRYGGAVPMPQELIGEPAQPVSPGKQAIARAAVGLIREHARIIIDSGSTTAAMIAQLGQQPGLVVMTNSLNVANALRDIEHEPVLLMTGGTWDPHSESFQGQVAEQVLRSYDFDQLFIGADGIDLQRGTTTFNELLGLSRVMAEVAREVIVMVESDKVGRKIPNLELPWGSIHTLITDDRLNEQAAEQIRARGVNLILAAAQP is encoded by the coding sequence ATGTCGAAACGCAACACGCCGCAACGTCGCCATGCCGTCCTCGCCCTGCTTGATGTGCAGGGCGAAGTCAGTGTGGATGAGCTGGCCAAGCGTTTTGCCACCAGTGAAGTGACGATTCGCAAGGACCTCGCCGAGCTGGAAAAAAATGGCCTCCTGCTGCGCCGCTATGGTGGCGCAGTGCCGATGCCGCAGGAACTGATCGGCGAGCCCGCCCAGCCGGTTTCTCCTGGCAAACAGGCCATTGCCCGCGCCGCTGTTGGCTTGATTCGCGAGCATGCCCGCATCATCATCGACAGCGGCAGCACCACGGCGGCGATGATCGCTCAGCTTGGTCAGCAGCCTGGCCTCGTGGTGATGACCAACTCACTGAACGTGGCCAATGCCCTGCGTGACATCGAGCACGAACCCGTGCTGTTGATGACCGGCGGCACCTGGGATCCGCATTCCGAGTCCTTCCAGGGCCAGGTCGCCGAACAGGTGCTGCGCTCTTATGACTTCGACCAGCTGTTCATCGGCGCCGATGGCATCGACCTGCAGCGCGGCACCACCACCTTCAACGAGCTGCTCGGTCTGTCGCGGGTCATGGCCGAGGTGGCGCGCGAAGTCATCGTCATGGTCGAGAGCGACAAGGTCGGCCGCAAGATTCCCAATCTGGAACTGCCCTGGGGCAGCATCCATACCCTGATCACCGATGACCGCCTTAACGAACAGGCGGCGGAACAGATACGCGCGCGCGGGGTGAACCTGATCCTCGCCGCGGCGCAACCCTGA
- the glmU gene encoding bifunctional UDP-N-acetylglucosamine diphosphorylase/glucosamine-1-phosphate N-acetyltransferase GlmU, which produces MSLDIVILAAGQGTRMRSALPKVLHPVAGKPMLGHVIDTARQLSPRKIHVVIGHGAELVRDRLAADDIHFVLQTEQLGTGHAVAQALPALEADKVLILYGDVPLTKVETLTRLLKQANESQLGLLTVNLADPTGYGRIVRDANGVVQAIVEHKDASEAQRAIREGNTGILAVPGKRLGDWLGRLSNSNAQGEYYLTDVIAMAVADGLVVATETAQDEMEVLGANDRIQLSQLECHYQQRMARQLMAQGVTLLDPHRFDVRGEVTVGRDITIDINVILEGKVVIEDDVQIGPNCVIKNSTLRKGAIVKANSHLEGAELGEGADCGPFARLRPGAVLGAKAHVGNFVELKNAVLGEGAKAGHLSYLGDAEVGARTNIGAGTITCNYDGANKHRTVLGEDVFIGSNSSLVAPLTLGDGATTGAGSTVTQDVTANTLAVGRAKQRNIEGWKRPTKK; this is translated from the coding sequence ATGTCCCTCGATATCGTCATCCTCGCCGCCGGCCAGGGCACCCGCATGCGTTCGGCCCTGCCCAAGGTGCTGCATCCGGTTGCCGGCAAACCCATGCTCGGCCACGTCATCGATACTGCCCGCCAGCTTTCGCCGCGCAAGATTCACGTGGTGATCGGTCACGGCGCCGAGCTGGTACGCGATCGTCTGGCGGCTGACGATATCCACTTCGTGCTGCAGACCGAGCAGCTCGGCACCGGCCATGCCGTGGCCCAGGCACTGCCGGCGCTCGAAGCGGACAAGGTGCTGATCCTCTATGGCGACGTACCGCTGACCAAGGTGGAAACCCTCACCCGTCTGCTCAAGCAGGCCAACGAAAGCCAGCTCGGTCTGCTGACGGTCAACCTGGCTGACCCCACCGGCTATGGCCGTATCGTTCGCGATGCCAACGGCGTGGTCCAGGCGATCGTCGAGCACAAGGACGCCAGCGAGGCGCAGCGCGCCATCCGCGAAGGCAACACCGGCATTCTCGCCGTGCCGGGCAAGCGCCTCGGTGATTGGCTGGGCCGCCTGTCGAACAGCAATGCCCAAGGCGAGTATTACCTCACCGACGTCATCGCCATGGCCGTGGCCGACGGCCTGGTGGTGGCCACTGAGACCGCCCAGGACGAGATGGAAGTGCTGGGCGCCAACGACCGCATCCAGCTGTCGCAGCTCGAATGCCACTATCAGCAACGCATGGCCCGTCAGCTGATGGCCCAGGGCGTGACCCTGCTCGATCCGCATCGTTTCGATGTGCGTGGCGAGGTTACGGTCGGGCGTGACATCACCATCGACATCAACGTGATCCTCGAAGGCAAGGTCGTCATCGAAGATGACGTGCAGATCGGCCCCAACTGCGTAATCAAAAACAGCACGCTGCGCAAGGGTGCCATCGTCAAAGCCAACAGCCACCTGGAAGGTGCCGAACTGGGCGAGGGCGCCGATTGCGGCCCGTTCGCCCGTCTGCGCCCGGGTGCGGTGCTGGGGGCCAAGGCCCACGTCGGCAACTTCGTCGAGCTGAAGAACGCTGTCCTCGGCGAAGGCGCCAAGGCCGGTCATCTCAGCTACCTGGGCGATGCCGAGGTCGGTGCACGCACCAACATCGGCGCCGGCACCATCACCTGCAACTACGATGGCGCCAACAAACACCGCACGGTGCTGGGCGAAGACGTGTTCATCGGCTCCAACAGTTCCCTGGTGGCGCCGCTTACCCTGGGTGATGGCGCGACCACCGGCGCCGGCTCCACCGTGACTCAGGATGTAACGGCCAACACCCTGGCTGTGGGTCGAGCCAAGCAGCGCAATATCGAAGGCTGGAAGCGCCCGACCAAGAAGTAG
- a CDS encoding F0F1 ATP synthase subunit epsilon: protein MAMTVHCDIVSAEAEIFSGLVEMVIAHGNLGDLGITPGHAPLITDLKPGPIRLIKQGGEAEVFYISGGFLEVQPNMVKVLADTVQRAADIDEAAAQEALKAAEKALNEQGAEFDYGSAAAHLAEVAAQLRTVQQLRKKFGG from the coding sequence ATGGCTATGACAGTCCATTGCGACATCGTCAGCGCAGAAGCGGAGATTTTCTCCGGTCTGGTCGAGATGGTAATCGCGCACGGCAACCTGGGTGATCTTGGTATCACTCCGGGCCACGCCCCGCTGATTACCGATCTCAAGCCGGGTCCTATCCGCCTGATCAAGCAAGGTGGGGAAGCCGAGGTGTTCTACATCTCCGGTGGTTTCCTCGAAGTGCAGCCGAACATGGTCAAGGTTCTCGCCGACACCGTGCAGCGTGCTGCCGATATCGACGAAGCTGCAGCCCAGGAGGCCCTCAAGGCCGCCGAGAAGGCCCTGAACGAGCAAGGCGCGGAGTTCGACTACGGTTCCGCGGCCGCTCACCTGGCCGAGGTCGCAGCCCAGCTGCGTACCGTGCAACAGCTGCGCAAGAAGTTCGGCGGTTAA